ATCGCGACGGGCCACCGCAACTTCGCCCTTGCGCATTACCTCCTGTCCCACGGGAACCTGGAGAATCCGCCCCACGAGACGCTGGGCACCTATTTCCACCAATGCGCCATCGAGATGACCTGCCGGCAGCTTGCCAACGCGGGCCTCTTCCTGACCGGCTGCGACGATGCGCCGGGGCTCGTCTCGCCGGGCCGCATCCGGCGGATCAACGCGCTGATGATGACCTGCGGGCATTATGACGGCTCGGGCGACTACGCCTATCGCGTCGGCCTGCCGGGCAAGAGCGGCGTCGGCGGTGGCATCCTCACCATCGTGCCGGACAAGGCGTCGGTCGCGGTCTGGGCACCGGGGCTGAACCGCTACGGCAATTCCAAGCTCGGGACCGAGGCGATGCAACGCCTCTCGGACCTGACCGGCTGGTCGGTCTTCGGCACCGCGCCCGACTGATCCGCATGGAAAAAGGCGCACACCGCGACCGGCATGCGCCCCCTCGTCCTTCAGGGATTCATCCGTTCCGCGGATGCACCCTCTCGCCTACTTGACCTTCTTCCACGTCCCGCCGTCACGGCAGATCCCGAGCACGCAGCCCTTCACCTTGAGCGTGTTGCCCGACATCTGAAGCCGCGACGCGTAGGTCTTGCCGCGATCCGGCGAATAGACCTTGCCCGAATAGGCGCCGCCGCCCTCCGCCTTGGTCTGCGAGATGATCTGGCGCCCCACGTTGTCGCTCTTGATCTCCTTGCCATTCGGGCCGTAGGCCTTGATCAGCGTGCCGCAAAGCGCGCCGCCGCAGGGCTTCACATGGATGAGCCCCGAATTGCCGTTGTCGTCCTTCGCGGTCCGCCAATAGCCTTCGAGCGGATCCGCCGCCCAGGCGATCCCCGCGCTCATCACCAGCGCAACCGCCGCCATACCGATACGTTTCATCTCGTCTCCTCCCTGAGATTGCGCACCGAGCATGACCCGTGCCGCCGCATCAGATCAACACTGACGTAGGGTCGCGTTGCATTCGTCCCGCCCGCGTGGCACATCCCGGCCCACCCCTGCCCCACGGAGCCGCGCGCATGATCCTCTACCCCGCCATCGACCTCAAGGACGGCCAGGCCGTGCGCCTCCTGCGCGGCGAGATGGACGCCGCCACCGTCTTCAACGACGACCCCGCGGCCCAGGCGGCCGAGTTCGTGGCGGCGGGCTGCGAATGGCTGCATCTCGTGGATCTGAACGGCGCCTTCGCTGGCGAGCCGGTGAACGCCGCGGCGGTCGAGGCGATCCTCGCGCGCTGCGACGTGCCCGCGCAACTCGGCGGCGGCATTCGCGACATGGCCACGATCGAACGCTGGCTCTCGAAAGGTCTCGCGCGGGTGATCCTCGGAACCGTCGCGGTCGAGAACCCCGCCCTCGTGCGCGAGGCCGCCCGCGCCTTTCCCGGTCAGGTGGCCGTGGGCATCGACGCCCGCGACGGGCGCGTGGCCACGAAGGGCTGGGCCGAGGAAACCGATGTCATGGTCACCGACCTCGCCAGGTCCTTCGAGGACGCGGGCGTCGCGGCGATCATCTATACCGACATCGACCGCGACGGCGCCATGCAGGGCCCCAATATCGAGGCGACGGCGGCGCTCGCCCGCGCGGTCTCGATCCCGGTGATCGCCTCGGGTGGCGTCTCCTCGCTCGCCGACCTCATCGCCCTGCGCGATTGCGGCGCGCCGCTCGACGGCGCGATCTCCGGCCGCGCGCTCTATGACGGCGCGCTCGACCTGCGCGCGGCGCTCGACGCTCTTTCGAGCTAGGCGGGCGCGCGCCGGTCGGGCCGACGCGCCGCCGCGTCAGCCCTTCGCGGCCTTGGCGGTCAGCGCCTCCAGCGCCTCGCGCATCTGCCCCAGGTATTCGGCATCGTCCGAAATCCCCTCGGCATCGTCGAGCATCTCGCCCGGCTCCTCGTAGGCCAGCCAGACCTGCCCGTCGCCATCGCGATAGACAAGCACCTTCATCGGCAGGTAAAGCCCCGCGAGCGGATCGTCCTGCATCGCCAGCGTCCCGATCTTCGGATTTCCGAAGATGAGAACCTGCGACGGCGCGATATACATGCCCGCCTCCTCGGCACCCGTGGCGTGATCGACGCGGGCAAAGACCGTGGCCCCCGCGCCCTCGACGGCAAGCTCCAGCGCGTCCATCACCTTGTCCACATCGCCTTCGGCCTTGACCCGCACGATGTCGTCGGCGCCGGCCCAGGCGCCGGTGGCAAGAAATCCGGCGGCGACCGCGGCAAGAATTCGTTTCATCTTCTTTCTCCGTTCCTGATCCGTGCAGCCGGCACAAGGCCCCCCCGGGAGCCGCGCCGCCCGCACCCTTCCTCCGCAACGCGGCGGCCCCGCGCCGGGTTTCCCGAAAAAGCGCGAGGCGGGCATTTCCTGCCGCACCGCGCCATCACCCTCTGGCATGTGGGCGCAAATGACCATAAACAACCGCCTGGAACCCGATCTGGTGGCACGTTCATGCTCAAGACCCGCATCATCCCTTGCCTCGACGTGGCCGATGGCCGCGTCGTGAAGGGCGTGAACTTCGTCGACCTGCGCGACGCGGGCGATCCGGTCGATGCCGCGCGCGCCTACGACGCGGCGGGCGCGGACGAGCTGTGCTTCCTCGACATCCACGCCACGCACGAGAATCGCGGCACGATGTTCGACGTGGTGCGCCGCACGGCCGAGGAATGCTACATCCCGCTCACCGTGGGCGGCGGCGTCCGCACGCCTTCGGATGTGCGCAACCTGCTCCTCGCAGGCGCCGACAAGGTCAGCTTCAACTCCGCCGCCGTGGCCGACCCCGACGTGGTGCGCGCGGCCTCCGATCTCTTCGGAAGCCAGTGCATCGTCGTGGCCATCGACGCCAAGACCGTGGCGCCCGACCGCTGGGAGATCTTCACCCATGGCGGCCGCCGCGCCACCGGCATCGACGCCGTCGAGTTCGCCCGCACCGTCGCGGCGAAGGGGGCGGGCGAAATCCTGCTCACCTCGATGGACCGCGACGGCACGCGCGCGGGCTTCAACCTGCCGCTCACCCGCGCCATCGTCGATGCGGTCGACATCCCCGTCATCGCCTCGGGCGGCGTGGGCACGCTCGACCATCTGGTCGCGGGCGTGCTCGAAGGCGGCGCCTCAGCGGTGCTCGCCGCGTCGATCTTCCATTTCGGCGACCATACCATCGCCGAGGCCAAGGCCCACATGGCCGCCGCCGGCATTCCCGTGAGGTTGGGCGCATGACACTCGACGAACTCGATCGCATCGTCGCCGCCCGCGCCGGCGCCTCGCCCGAGGAAAGCTGGACCGCGCAACTCCTGGCGAAGGGCCCCGAGAAGGCCGCCGAGAAATTCGGCGAGGAAGCGGTCGAGGCCATCATCGAGGCGGTGAAGGGCGATCGCGCACGCCTCGCCTCCGAGGCCGCGGACGTGCTCTTTCACCTTCTCGTCATGCTGCGCGCCCGCGGCGTGACGCTGGCCGAGGTCATGGCCGAACTCGACGCCCGCCAGCAGAAATCAGGACTTCAGGAAAAGGCCGAGCGACCCGAATGATCCGTCACATCGTCTTCTTCTCCGCCCGCGACCGCGCCGATCTCGACGCCATCCACGAGGGGCTCATGACGCTCTCGCGCATCCCCCACGCGCGCCATTTCGAACTTGGCCGCAACCTCCAGGCCGACACGATCAGCGAAACGCACGTCGA
This window of the Roseovarius sp. SCSIO 43702 genome carries:
- a CDS encoding phosphoribosyl-ATP diphosphatase — its product is MTLDELDRIVAARAGASPEESWTAQLLAKGPEKAAEKFGEEAVEAIIEAVKGDRARLASEAADVLFHLLVMLRARGVTLAEVMAELDARQQKSGLQEKAERPE
- the hisA gene encoding 1-(5-phosphoribosyl)-5-[(5-phosphoribosylamino)methylideneamino]imidazole-4-carboxamide isomerase, with the protein product MILYPAIDLKDGQAVRLLRGEMDAATVFNDDPAAQAAEFVAAGCEWLHLVDLNGAFAGEPVNAAAVEAILARCDVPAQLGGGIRDMATIERWLSKGLARVILGTVAVENPALVREAARAFPGQVAVGIDARDGRVATKGWAEETDVMVTDLARSFEDAGVAAIIYTDIDRDGAMQGPNIEATAALARAVSIPVIASGGVSSLADLIALRDCGAPLDGAISGRALYDGALDLRAALDALSS
- the hisF gene encoding imidazole glycerol phosphate synthase subunit HisF; amino-acid sequence: MLKTRIIPCLDVADGRVVKGVNFVDLRDAGDPVDAARAYDAAGADELCFLDIHATHENRGTMFDVVRRTAEECYIPLTVGGGVRTPSDVRNLLLAGADKVSFNSAAVADPDVVRAASDLFGSQCIVVAIDAKTVAPDRWEIFTHGGRRATGIDAVEFARTVAAKGAGEILLTSMDRDGTRAGFNLPLTRAIVDAVDIPVIASGGVGTLDHLVAGVLEGGASAVLAASIFHFGDHTIAEAKAHMAAAGIPVRLGA
- a CDS encoding DUF302 domain-containing protein; this encodes MKRILAAVAAGFLATGAWAGADDIVRVKAEGDVDKVMDALELAVEGAGATVFARVDHATGAEEAGMYIAPSQVLIFGNPKIGTLAMQDDPLAGLYLPMKVLVYRDGDGQVWLAYEEPGEMLDDAEGISDDAEYLGQMREALEALTAKAAKG
- a CDS encoding Dabb family protein, whose translation is MIRHIVFFSARDRADLDAIHEGLMTLSRIPHARHFELGRNLQADTISETHVDIVVYAEFEDEEALAAYKAHPLYAEAIRLVRPLRETRIAADFHAT
- a CDS encoding DUF2147 domain-containing protein; the protein is MKRIGMAAVALVMSAGIAWAADPLEGYWRTAKDDNGNSGLIHVKPCGGALCGTLIKAYGPNGKEIKSDNVGRQIISQTKAEGGGAYSGKVYSPDRGKTYASRLQMSGNTLKVKGCVLGICRDGGTWKKVK